One part of the Quercus lobata isolate SW786 chromosome 7, ValleyOak3.0 Primary Assembly, whole genome shotgun sequence genome encodes these proteins:
- the LOC115951837 gene encoding uncharacterized protein LOC115951837, producing the protein MENCKNLWNHLDQLVREGKLKHLLHHSSGHQGHQEARRDAALRPPTGMINVIVAAPGRTGTRPARVLSVAQLPAEESQLEPKRARMNFCPVFSFSEKDKVRTIQPHDDALLITLRIGDYNVKRVMVDGGNAAEVMYPDLYKGLGLKPKDLMPYNSPLMSFDGKLVIPMGMIRLPIQTGLEIVQVNFIVVDTYSPYTAIVGRP; encoded by the coding sequence ATGGAGAATTGCAAGAACCTCTGGAACCACCTGGACCAACTAGTCCGGGAAGGGAAGCTGAAGCACCTTCTGCATCATTCTAGTGGTCATCAAGGCCATCAAGAGGCTAGGAGGGATGCTGCCCTAAGGCCACCCACAGGAATGATCAACGTAATCGTGGCCGCGCCAGGGAGAACAGGCACACGCCCTGCACGAGTGTTATCAGTGGCTCAACTGCCTGCCGAGGAGTCCCAGCTAGAGCCGAAGAGAGCCAGGATGAACTTTTGTCCCGTCTTTAGTTTTTCAGAGAAGGACAAGGTCAGGACCATCCAGCCCCATGACGATGCGTTGCTGATCACCCTCAGAATCGGGGATTACAATGTGAAAAGAGTGATGGTGGATGGCGGCAATGCGGCCGAGGTTATGTACCCCGACCTCTACAAGGGGCTGGGGTTGAAACCAAAAGATTTGATGCCCTACAACTCCCCTCTGATGAGCTTCGATGGGAAGCTTGTCATCCCAATGGGCATGATTAGGCTGCCTATTCAGACCGGCCTAGAGATAGTGCAGGTCAACTTCATCGTGGTGGACACCTACTCCCCCTATACCGCCATCGTCGGTAGGCCTTGA
- the LOC115951839 gene encoding uncharacterized protein LOC115951839 — protein sequence MPSDDESDDDYRRISRTPPSETFSHEEEHYRRRRHRSPFPRALGNDAMSKALDQLSQSPFTHHIEGVILPRRFQQPTFPIYDDKTDPMEHVSQFNQRMAVHSRNEALMCKVFLSSLGLVAMRWFNGLKTNSIDSYRQLTQVFGSRFVTNRRALRPLSALLSLSMHDGETLKAYSDRYWEMYNEMKNNFDDVAIITFKSSLLADHGLRKSLTGKSATNMHQLILRPANPPPICTN from the coding sequence ATGCCCTCCGACGATGAAAGTGACGATGACTATAGACGAATATCGAGGACTCCCCCAAGTGAGACCTTCTCCCATGAAGAAGAGCACTACCGGAGGCGTAGGCACAGAAGCCCATTTCCTAGGgccttgggaaacgatgccatgagcaaGGCATTGGATCAACTCTCCCAGTCGCCTTTTACGCATCACATAGAAGGGGTCATACTTCCTCGACGGTTCCAGCAGCCAACCTTCCCCATTTACGACGATAAAACAGACCCtatggagcatgtgagccagttcAACCAAAGGATGGCTGTCCATTCTAGGAACGAGGCgttgatgtgcaaggttttcTTGTCCAGCTTAGGACtagtggcgatgaggtggtttaatGGTCTAAAGACAAACTCCATAGATTCGTACAGGCAGCTAACCCAAGTTTTTGGCTCACGCTTCGTTACGAACCGCAGAGCCCTTCGGCCTTTGAGTGCTTTGCTGTCGCTATCCATGCATGACGGAGAAACCTTAAAGGCCTACTCagatagatattgggagatgtacaaTGAGATGAAAAACAATTTCGATGACGTTGCCATTATCACTTTCAAAAGTAGTCTCCTAGCCGATCACGGTCTGAGGAAGTCTCTGACCGGCAAATCCGCCACCAATATGCACCAACTGATCCTCAGACCGGCAAATCCGCCACCAATATGCACCAACTGA